The segment TTGCCGTTGAGATTCATCGTCACAACCCGAATGTCCACCAGCAGATGATGGAGTGTTTTTCCAAACACAAAATGCAAATTCGCGTCGTCGAGGTTGTTCACGAAGAGTTCAAGCGAATGACACGCGAGAGTGAAACGATTGTGCGAACCGGTGAATGCACACCTTACGCGAACGTTATCTTGAGGTCCGGTGTTGTCTTCTGAACGCCGCGATTGACTTTCGCGACTGACTGCCAAACTCCTGCCCCACCAGGAATCCCCATGAAACTGAAAACCACTTTCCAAGTCGCTCCTCTTTTGTGCGTATGGTTCGGCGTCCTCATCAGCGGTTGCAACCCGTCCAGCACCGACGGTTTGAATGCCGGCAACCCGGAGGTGCAATCGGACAAGATTGCGGTTGTCGTCTCGACGCTGAACAATCCGTGGTTCGTGGTGCTGGCCGAATCGGCAAGAGAGAACGCGGCAAAGTTGGGTTACGAAGCCGTTGTGTTTGATTCGCAAAATGATCCGGCGAAAGAAACGGCCCACTTCGACAATGTGATCGCGTCGGGCTACGCAGCAGTCTTGTTCAATCCCACCGATGCGGATGGTTCGGTGGCGAATGTTCGACGAGCCAAAGAGGCGGGGGTGCCGGTGTTTTGTATGGATCGCGAAATCAATGCGACCGATGCTGCGGTCTCGCAAATTTTGTCGGACAACTATTCCGGGTGTGTCGACATCGGCCAACACTTCGTTCGCGAAGTCGGAGAGTCAGGAAAGTATGTCGAATTGTTGGGGCTGGTTGGCGACAACAACACTCGTAACCGATCCGATGGATTTCACAGTGTGGTCGACCGGTATCCCGAGCTGAAAATGGTGGCTCAGCAGAGTGCCGACTTTGATCGTGCGAAGTCATTGGAGGTCATGGAAACGATCTTGCAAGCGAACCCTGACATCGACGCCGTGTTCTGTGGCAATGATGCGATGGCGATGGGGGCCTACCAAGCGTTGCTGGCCGCGGGCAAAAACGAAAGCGTCAAAGTATTTGGATTCGATGGAGCCGACGACGTGGTGCGGATGATTTCCGAAGGAAAGATCACCGCGACGGGGATGCAGTTTCCAAAGTTGATGGCTCAGACCGCGGCGGAGTATGCGGACCAGTACCTCAA is part of the Rhodopirellula halodulae genome and harbors:
- a CDS encoding D-ribose ABC transporter substrate-binding protein codes for the protein MKLKTTFQVAPLLCVWFGVLISGCNPSSTDGLNAGNPEVQSDKIAVVVSTLNNPWFVVLAESARENAAKLGYEAVVFDSQNDPAKETAHFDNVIASGYAAVLFNPTDADGSVANVRRAKEAGVPVFCMDREINATDAAVSQILSDNYSGCVDIGQHFVREVGESGKYVELLGLVGDNNTRNRSDGFHSVVDRYPELKMVAQQSADFDRAKSLEVMETILQANPDIDAVFCGNDAMAMGAYQALLAAGKNESVKVFGFDGADDVVRMISEGKITATGMQFPKLMAQTAAEYADQYLKGVAELQQKIPVAVELVHQNNADKYLSQDNEDAK
- the rbsD gene encoding D-ribose pyranase, with the translated sequence MKRSRLLNSELSYAISRIGHTSSITLCDAGLPIPNGVPRIDLAIENGYPSFIRTLDAMLSEMMVEEIAIAVEIHRHNPNVHQQMMECFSKHKMQIRVVEVVHEEFKRMTRESETIVRTGECTPYANVILRSGVVF